One segment of Gemmatimonadota bacterium DNA contains the following:
- a CDS encoding amidohydrolase family protein: protein MTAAKTSGSLSVANRTSYQPGPMPVIVGNAVLLTALAAAACDPAEPSTTTAFVGATVVVGQDLEPIEGANIVVDDGRIVCVDTPERCPAEGAGQTIDARGKWIIPGLFDNHTHVAEYSYMPWAPLFLAHGITSLRDVGARTDSSLALRGRWQEEPLGPNLFIAGHPIDGDPPNWPDAFPDVPLIVRTPEEARDAVRRAKAEGVDFIKLYNALTPEALVAATEEAHALGLKVTADLWGWNAPTSVALEAGIDGLEHYVGEQLDFDLGTDDRPRLLWGVEDEKLGALLDELVEGQVVLTATWETLQYEGGSFPDHKPTYRALPATLQEISRGWWDDWQKSPDNSEAQIAFWRTGFMEQGCRTVLELQRRGGKVAVGTDAFWYVAYPGDIHDEMSRLQDCGLTPREALATATTTPAAWLEVDSLGVIQAGAVADFVVLLADPLDNIDNTRRIDLVVRRGVTLGPDSLLVEAKRYEPPPADQ from the coding sequence ATGACGGCAGCCAAGACATCGGGCTCGTTGAGCGTAGCGAATCGGACATCCTATCAACCGGGGCCTATGCCGGTCATTGTGGGCAACGCCGTATTGCTCACCGCCCTGGCGGCCGCGGCGTGCGACCCGGCCGAGCCCTCCACCACCACCGCGTTCGTCGGCGCGACCGTGGTGGTCGGTCAGGACCTCGAGCCAATCGAGGGCGCCAACATCGTCGTCGACGACGGTCGCATCGTTTGCGTCGACACCCCGGAGCGCTGTCCTGCGGAGGGCGCGGGCCAAACGATCGACGCTCGCGGCAAGTGGATCATCCCCGGCCTCTTCGACAACCACACCCACGTGGCCGAGTACTCCTATATGCCGTGGGCGCCCCTGTTCCTGGCCCACGGCATCACTTCGCTACGGGACGTGGGCGCACGCACGGACTCCTCGCTCGCCCTGCGCGGGCGTTGGCAGGAGGAGCCGCTCGGTCCGAACCTCTTCATCGCAGGCCACCCGATCGACGGAGACCCGCCGAACTGGCCCGATGCTTTCCCGGACGTACCGCTGATCGTCCGGACGCCCGAGGAGGCAAGAGACGCGGTCCGCAGGGCGAAAGCCGAGGGCGTCGACTTCATCAAGCTGTACAACGCGCTCACACCCGAGGCGCTGGTTGCCGCAACCGAGGAGGCGCACGCCCTCGGCCTCAAGGTCACCGCCGACCTCTGGGGCTGGAACGCGCCCACGTCGGTCGCGTTGGAGGCGGGCATCGACGGGCTCGAGCACTACGTCGGAGAGCAACTCGACTTCGACCTGGGGACCGACGACAGACCCAGGCTCCTCTGGGGCGTCGAGGACGAGAAGCTGGGCGCGCTGCTCGACGAGCTGGTCGAAGGGCAGGTTGTGCTGACGGCCACGTGGGAGACCCTGCAGTACGAAGGCGGTTCGTTCCCCGACCACAAACCGACCTATCGGGCCCTCCCCGCGACGCTGCAGGAGATCAGCCGGGGCTGGTGGGACGATTGGCAGAAAAGCCCGGACAATTCTGAGGCCCAAATCGCCTTCTGGCGAACAGGGTTCATGGAGCAGGGCTGCCGCACCGTCTTGGAGCTGCAACGACGCGGAGGCAAGGTGGCGGTCGGCACGGACGCGTTCTGGTACGTCGCCTATCCCGGCGACATTCACGACGAGATGAGCCGACTGCAGGATTGCGGGCTGACGCCGCGCGAGGCGCTGGCAACAGCCACGACCACTCCTGCCGCCTGGCTCGAGGTCGACAGCCTCGGCGTCATCCAGGCCGGTGCCGTCGCGGATTTTGTCGTCCTTCTGGCGGATCCGCTGGATAA